The proteins below are encoded in one region of Bacteroidota bacterium:
- a CDS encoding glycerol-3-phosphate acyltransferase — protein MDIALTIVAAYLLGAIPNAFLVARAFDGRDLRVEGSRNIGARNAWEVTSNKGIGLAVLLLDMLKGALPVVALVLLRRVDLIPYAAAATVFGHCYPIYLRFHGGRGLATAAAIGLCVSPVLVVAWLLFYVLGTFVRKNIHFQALLATFGILVLELIFFEDGLTGAFSSVQFAPSTLVLLHYALLVMIGTIASRHIQPVNEFLRSR, from the coding sequence ATGGATATTGCACTCACAATCGTTGCAGCGTATCTCCTCGGGGCGATCCCGAATGCGTTTCTTGTGGCCCGAGCCTTCGACGGCCGCGATCTTCGAGTCGAAGGATCGCGAAACATCGGGGCGCGGAATGCCTGGGAAGTAACTTCAAACAAAGGGATCGGCCTCGCGGTGCTCTTGCTTGACATGCTCAAAGGGGCGTTACCAGTCGTCGCACTTGTGCTGCTTCGGCGCGTGGATCTCATTCCCTACGCCGCCGCAGCGACCGTTTTCGGGCATTGCTATCCGATCTATCTTCGATTCCATGGTGGGCGCGGCCTTGCGACGGCCGCTGCCATCGGTCTGTGCGTATCGCCGGTGCTTGTAGTGGCGTGGCTGCTGTTCTATGTGCTCGGTACATTCGTCCGCAAGAATATTCATTTTCAGGCGCTGCTCGCGACGTTCGGGATACTCGTACTCGAACTAATTTTTTTTGAAGACGGGCTTACGGGTGCGTTTTCTTCAGTGCAGTTTGCTCCGTCGACGTTGGTGTTGTTGCACTATGCCTTGCTCGTGATGATAGGGACGATCGCATCGCGCCACATCCAACCGGTGAATGAATTTCTCAGGAGCCGATGA
- a CDS encoding Rieske 2Fe-2S domain-containing protein produces MKEDLELLDDASRRSFLKQFGSALAGVTIIGSLSPVLEGCYSSNPVSTVTLQGKTVTEDVSALTADNTAIHITAKESPTGSPWLVIRRSATLYETIILVCKHQGCTYPNIDYNGTNIACNCHGSQYDRDGHVTHGPATSNLDTYATDFDSTTNRVTIHY; encoded by the coding sequence ATGAAAGAAGATCTCGAACTACTCGATGACGCGTCGCGTCGCTCGTTTCTCAAGCAATTTGGCTCTGCGCTGGCAGGGGTGACCATCATCGGCTCGCTATCGCCGGTGTTGGAAGGTTGTTACAGCTCGAACCCGGTATCCACGGTTACCCTTCAGGGGAAGACCGTCACGGAAGACGTCTCGGCGCTGACGGCCGATAATACGGCAATTCACATCACGGCGAAGGAGTCACCGACCGGCTCGCCGTGGTTGGTGATCCGTCGATCGGCCACACTCTATGAAACGATCATTCTGGTTTGCAAGCATCAGGGGTGTACCTATCCGAACATCGATTATAATGGGACCAATATTGCCTGTAATTGCCATGGGTCGCAGTACGACCGAGACGGGCATGTCACCCACGGCCCAGCGACGTCGAATCTTGATACGTACGCCACCGACTTTGACTCGACGACGAACCGTGTTACGATCCACTATTAG
- a CDS encoding trypsin-like peptidase domain-containing protein, translated as MNQHRMLQLLHLAAVLALAAPTTSCTKSTGDKPLYTNASTTKVVRDSLNDGVTVSRHTAITRAVAKASAAVVGINVTEVFEQQVYDPFQGMMDQMFQSDPFFRQFFGNQRRGPQTQRYQLKELGSGFFISPDGYILTNDHVAGRASKIIITTTSGKQYDAKLVSTDPVNDVALLKIDATDLPYLQLGNSDDVEVGEWAIAMGNPFGLFEKNNKPTVTVGVISNTGVNLGLEGGKNFRDMLQTDAAISSGNSGGPLLNINGEVVGMNATIFSTAQNGQGAGSIGLGFAIPVNKIKKIVDDFRSGKKIARNSSIGVTVQTLDDDLKQQFGLTSESGVLVVSVARGSIAERAGIEAGDVITSVSGEKVTSDDDFYSTIADHAVGDILAINVTRGDSGGVIRLKVPPPPAK; from the coding sequence ATGAACCAACATCGTATGCTCCAACTGCTCCATTTGGCTGCTGTACTGGCGCTTGCCGCGCCGACTACGTCCTGTACGAAGTCGACGGGTGATAAGCCACTCTATACCAATGCATCCACGACGAAGGTTGTCCGCGATTCGCTCAACGATGGCGTCACCGTATCGCGGCATACGGCGATCACTCGCGCTGTAGCGAAGGCCAGCGCCGCTGTGGTCGGCATTAATGTTACCGAGGTCTTCGAGCAGCAGGTGTACGATCCGTTTCAGGGAATGATGGATCAAATGTTCCAGAGCGACCCGTTCTTCCGTCAGTTCTTCGGTAACCAACGACGTGGGCCCCAAACGCAACGATATCAGTTGAAAGAGCTCGGCTCGGGATTTTTCATCTCACCCGACGGATATATCCTCACGAACGATCATGTTGCCGGTCGCGCATCGAAAATTATTATTACCACAACATCGGGGAAGCAATACGACGCCAAACTCGTCAGTACCGATCCGGTCAACGACGTGGCACTCCTCAAGATCGACGCGACAGATCTTCCGTATTTGCAACTTGGAAATTCGGACGATGTCGAGGTCGGCGAGTGGGCGATCGCCATGGGCAACCCATTCGGTCTCTTTGAGAAGAATAACAAGCCGACCGTTACGGTGGGCGTGATCTCGAACACCGGGGTAAATCTTGGCCTCGAAGGCGGGAAAAACTTTCGCGATATGCTCCAGACGGACGCTGCGATCTCCAGCGGCAACAGCGGTGGGCCGCTATTGAACATCAATGGCGAAGTGGTTGGAATGAATGCGACGATCTTCTCGACGGCACAGAACGGTCAAGGCGCTGGGTCGATCGGTCTGGGCTTTGCAATTCCCGTGAACAAGATCAAGAAAATTGTCGATGACTTTCGCTCCGGCAAGAAGATTGCTCGCAACAGCTCGATCGGCGTGACGGTACAGACACTCGACGACGATCTAAAACAGCAGTTCGGGCTTACCTCCGAATCCGGCGTGCTTGTTGTAAGCGTTGCCCGAGGCTCGATCGCCGAACGGGCCGGTATCGAAGCCGGAGATGTGATCACGTCGGTGAGTGGAGAAAAAGTAACGTCGGATGACGACTTTTACAGTACGATCGCAGACCACGCCGTCGGCGATATCCTTGCCATTAACGTTACGCGAGGCGATAGCGGAGGAGTGATTCGGCTGAAAGTGCCCCCGCCACCCGCGAAGTGA
- a CDS encoding Rieske 2Fe-2S domain-containing protein: MNEELIQPNSRRQFLTTAINTIIGITVVGFVSPVVLESCSNPASADLSSGADAGKTIRVDVSSLTSDNMAVHSTAPTSGRGLLIIRRSATVYETLLLVCSHAGCGYPDVDMSGTRIVCRCHNSTFDLNGNVTGGPAPTGLTKFTTTYDATAKAVTITF, translated from the coding sequence ATGAACGAAGAACTGATTCAACCGAATAGTCGCAGGCAATTTCTCACCACGGCGATCAATACCATTATCGGCATTACTGTCGTCGGGTTTGTTTCGCCGGTTGTTCTTGAAAGCTGCTCGAACCCAGCATCGGCCGATCTGAGCTCTGGCGCCGATGCCGGAAAGACCATACGAGTCGATGTGTCGTCGCTTACAAGTGACAACATGGCCGTTCACAGCACGGCCCCGACTTCGGGACGCGGACTCCTGATCATTAGGCGGAGTGCGACAGTGTACGAGACATTACTCTTAGTTTGTTCACACGCCGGTTGCGGATACCCAGACGTCGATATGAGCGGCACGCGGATCGTCTGCCGTTGTCATAATTCTACATTCGATCTGAACGGCAATGTGACCGGCGGCCCGGCACCGACAGGTCTGACAAAATTCACAACAACCTACGACGCAACGGCCAAAGCCGTCACGATCACATTCTAA
- a CDS encoding inositol monophosphatase: MSIYQEFLNHAIGLARQAGAFALGAQRGALTIESKTNEFDLVTHVDQHNEEFIKNAVADRFPTHGFLGEESGGTIDATEVRWIVDPIDGTLNYAHGLPIWCISIGIEVAGVIEAGVIYDPSREELFSVIRGEGAHRNGERMAVSAMTDPARSMYVTGFPYDISLDPYGDIPRFERFLRRGLIVRRLGSAALDLAYVSCGRFDAFFEGGLSAWDTAAGALMVREAGGTTTHFDGSAYSVYKKSIIASNTVQHGFLEEVVRGEFFRM; this comes from the coding sequence ATGTCAATCTATCAGGAATTTCTGAACCACGCCATCGGTCTCGCCCGACAAGCCGGAGCGTTTGCACTCGGAGCGCAACGCGGCGCATTAACGATCGAATCGAAAACCAACGAGTTCGATCTCGTGACGCATGTCGATCAACACAACGAAGAATTTATTAAGAACGCCGTGGCCGACCGTTTTCCTACCCATGGCTTTCTTGGCGAAGAAAGCGGCGGGACGATCGATGCGACGGAGGTACGCTGGATTGTGGACCCGATCGACGGAACACTCAACTATGCCCACGGGCTGCCGATCTGGTGTATCTCGATCGGCATCGAAGTCGCTGGAGTTATTGAGGCAGGCGTCATCTATGACCCTTCGCGTGAAGAATTATTCTCTGTCATTCGCGGCGAAGGAGCACATCGCAACGGCGAACGTATGGCCGTATCGGCCATGACCGACCCGGCCCGTTCGATGTATGTCACCGGCTTCCCGTATGACATCTCGCTCGATCCGTATGGGGATATTCCGCGCTTCGAGCGTTTCCTGCGTCGCGGCTTGATTGTCAGACGACTTGGCAGCGCTGCGCTCGATCTGGCGTATGTCTCCTGCGGACGCTTCGATGCCTTCTTCGAAGGTGGCCTATCGGCATGGGATACCGCTGCCGGTGCGCTCATGGTGCGCGAAGCCGGCGGCACAACCACGCATTTTGACGGGTCTGCCTACTCGGTATATAAGAAATCGATTATCGCCTCGAACACCGTGCAACACGGATTTCTCGAGGAGGTCGTCCGAGGCGAATTCTTTAGAATGTGA
- a CDS encoding methyltransferase domain-containing protein, with protein MSTQTLKYDFIPDLDNPSNVHHIELSMIPAGSSVLDVGCHTGILGAALIERNATRVVGIDTDVDALNVAHQRLTDTRAVDVERSGWTEQLRDVAGPGFDVILFGDVLEHTRDPLPILREAKKLLARGGRIVVSIPNVAHWRVRFGLLGGSFTYTESGILDRTHLRFFTKQTARALLHEAGYTIVASDVAGYRLPHWLIRALSGLLAIQLVFAATPADAG; from the coding sequence ATGAGCACACAGACACTGAAATATGATTTTATTCCGGACCTGGATAATCCGTCCAACGTCCATCATATCGAACTGTCGATGATCCCGGCCGGGAGTTCGGTGCTCGATGTGGGTTGTCATACGGGCATTTTGGGTGCAGCACTGATCGAACGCAATGCGACCAGAGTGGTAGGGATCGATACTGACGTAGATGCGCTGAACGTAGCGCACCAGAGATTAACCGACACACGAGCGGTTGACGTCGAACGGAGTGGTTGGACGGAGCAATTGCGGGACGTTGCTGGCCCCGGCTTCGACGTGATCCTCTTTGGCGATGTGCTTGAACATACTCGCGACCCGCTTCCAATTCTGCGCGAGGCAAAGAAACTTCTGGCACGCGGCGGACGTATCGTGGTAAGTATCCCGAACGTCGCCCATTGGCGCGTGCGGTTCGGTTTGCTCGGGGGATCGTTCACGTATACCGAATCCGGCATCCTCGACCGAACACACCTTCGGTTCTTCACGAAGCAAACGGCACGCGCATTACTGCACGAAGCGGGGTACACGATCGTAGCATCCGACGTGGCCGGATACCGGCTTCCGCATTGGCTCATTCGTGCGTTGTCGGGTCTGCTTGCGATCCAGCTTGTTTTTGCAGCGACCCCGGCAGACGCCGGTTGA